From Corvus moneduloides isolate bCorMon1 chromosome 2, bCorMon1.pri, whole genome shotgun sequence, one genomic window encodes:
- the RCBTB1 gene encoding RCC1 and BTB domain-containing protein 1 isoform X1 has product MTHSSIMVDVGKWPIFTLLSPQEIASIRKACVFGTSANEAIYITHNDEVFVFGLNCSNCLGTGDNQSTIVPKKLEALCGKKISSLSYGSGPHVVLCTEDGEVYAWGHNGYSQLGNGTTNQGITPVQVCTNLLIKKVVEVACGSHHSMALSLDGDLYAWGYNNCGQVGSGSTANQPTPRRVSNCLQGKFVVGIACGQTSSMAVVNNGEVYGWGYNGNGQLGLGNNGNQLTPCRVAALHSVCVLQIACGYAHTLALTDEGLLYAWGANTYGQLGTGNKSNQLSPVQIMMEKERVVEIAACHSAHTSAAKTQSGQVYMWGQCRGQSVTFPHLTHFACTDDVFACFATPAVMWRLLSVEHEDFLTVAESLKKEFDSPETSDLKFRVDGKYIHVHKAVLKIRCEHFRTMFQSYWNEDMKEVIEIDQFSYPVYRAFLEYLYTDSVDLPPEDAIGLLDLATSYCENRLKKLCQHIIKRGITVENAFSLLSAAVRYDAEDLEEFCFKFCVNHLTEVTQTTAFWQMDGPLLKEFIAKASKCGAFKN; this is encoded by the exons ATGACACACAGCAGCATCATGGTGGATGTAGGCAAGTGGCCAATATTTACCTTACTGTCCCCCCAAGAGATTGCTTCCATTCGGAAAGCGTGTGTGTTCGGAACGTCGGCCAACGAAGCCATTTACATCACGCACAATGATGAG GTATTTGTTTTTGGACTGAATTGCAGTAATTGTTTGGGAACTGGAGATAATCAGAGCACAATAGTACCAAAGAAATTAGAAGCCTTATGTGGAAAGAAGATCTCCAGTCTCAGTTACGGAAGTGGACCCCATGTTGTTCTTTGTACTGAAG atgGTGAAGTGTATGCTTGGGGACATAATGGTTACAGCCAACTTGGAAATGGCACAACCAATCAGGGCATTACTCCTGTTCAAGTTTGCACAAATCTCTTAATAAAGAAAGTGGTGGAAGTAGCTTGTGGCTCTCATCATTCCATGGCGCTCTCATTGGATGGGGAT CTGTATGCTTGGGGCTACAATAACTGTGGTCAAGTTGGATCTGGATCTACAGCCAACCAGCCAACTCCTCGCAGAGTTTCCAACTGCTTGCAGGGTAAATTTGTAGTTGGCATTGCTTGTGGCCAGACCTCCTCCATGGCCGTAGTAAACAACGGTGAG GTTTATGGCTGGGGTTACAATGGCAATGGTCAGCTCGGCCTGGGAAACAATGGCAATCAGCTGACGCCGTGCAGAGTGGCAGCGCTGCACAGCGTGTGTGTGCTCCAG ATTGCCTGTGGCTATGCACACACTCTAGCACTAACAGATGAGGGCTTGCTCTATGCCTGGGGAGCTAACACTTACGGGCAGCTGGGGACTGGCAATAAAAGTAACCAGCTCAGCCCAGTGCAGATcatgatggaaaaagaaag GGTTGTGGAGATCGCAGCCTGCCACTCTGCGCACACGTCGGCTGCCAAGACGCAGAGTGGCCAGGTGTACATGTGGGGCCAGTGCCGGGGCCAGTCCGTGACCTTCCCCCACCTCACCCACTTTGCCTGCACTGACGATGTGTTCGCCTGCTTCGCCACCCCCGCCGTCATGTGGCGCCTGCTCTCCGTAG AGCATGAAGACTTTTTAACAGTAGCAGAGTCTCTGAAGAAAGAGTTTGACAGCCCGGAAACCTCAGACCTGAAGTTCCGTGTGGATGGAAAGTACATCCATGTCCACAAAGCTGTTCTGAAAATCAG GTGTGAACACTTCAGAACGATGTTCCAGTCATACTGGAACGAGGATATGAAGGAGGTGATAGAAATAGACCAGTTTTCGTACCCTGTGTATCGTGCCTTTCTCGAGTACTTGTACACGGACAGCGTTGACCTTCCGCCTGAAGATGCAATAG GGCTTTTGGATTTGGCTACTTCATACTGtgaaaacagactgaaaaaactGTGTCAGCACATTATCAAGAGAGGAATTACTgtggaaaatgcattttcattgctctctgctgctgtcagatATGATGCAGAG